The Gemmatimonadales bacterium genomic sequence GGGAAGGCTGCTTGTGCGCTCGCACGCCGCCTGGGCGCTCTGTCCGTCACGGTCCCGGACGGCGGCCGTCGCCGTCCGCGCCCGCCTAGAGGTTGAGGCGGGCGCGGCGGTGCGCGCGGAACTGAACTCAGCGGTGCTCGGTCTCGTGGCTCAGGCCGGCGCGTTGAACAACGCCACTTCGCAGCGCCGAGCGTCCGCGTCCGTGGGCCGCCCCCGCGTGATGCGGCCCAATAAGGCGCGCCGCCTAGCGTAGCGCCACGCGCGGACGTACCAGTGTTCGCCGGCGAGCCGTCTTGGGCGCTCCCGACCGACCGGGGCGCCGGGGTGCTGCCCGAGAATCACCATGACGGGCCACGGCACGCGCGCTGCCTCGGCGCCGGCGATGCTCTCGAGGGTCTCTGCGTCAGTAGCGCTCAGGTAGGCCATCGTGTCGGGGTGCGTGTGCCAATCGCCGAGGTAGGTCCAGCGGCGGCCCGACTGCTCGTAGAGGCGTGCGACCTCCGACTCGTGGTGGGCGTGGTCCGGGACGAAGCGGCTCCGCTCGTGAACCGCGTTCGGCCCCGGCCCCACGACCGCGGTCACCACGACGTCGTCGCCGTCGCCCGCATATCCGAGCAGGACGCCGCCCGTCTCGTGTGGATGTCGCTGCACCGCCTCCCGGAGCATCGCCGCGTGGGCGTCACGCGCGAGCCACAGGGTCGGCGGCCGATGCCCTACCCGTGACCCACGCGCGGCTCTCGCCACAGTTAGGCCCCCCCGTGCCTGCCGGCAGGCGAGCAAAGCGTGCAACTCGGGTGGCGCCGCAGGTCGAAGGTATCCCAGCGCGGCGCGATCAGCCGTCCGGCCGCGTCGCGGAGCGAGAGCACAGCCACGTCCCACGGCGCGCGCGGGTAGCGCGGGCGGTCTGCGGGTTCGCCCGCCGCACCGGCCATGTTGGCGAGTATCCCCATGGTCATGCGCACGCCCATGAGCGCTACCTCGCCTAGGT encodes the following:
- a CDS encoding Mov34/MPN/PAD-1 family protein, which translates into the protein MARAARGSRVGHRPPTLWLARDAHAAMLREAVQRHPHETGGVLLGYAGDGDDVVVTAVVGPGPNAVHERSRFVPDHAHHESEVARLYEQSGRRWTYLGDWHTHPDTMAYLSATDAETLESIAGAEAARVPWPVMVILGQHPGAPVGRERPRRLAGEHWYVRAWRYARRRALLGRITRGRPTDADARRCEVALFNAPA